tggtcgcctaaatgatgttcatgtaggcgcatcttctcggtcattacctaaatggctaaatcaagctaaacaaaatgtaaacaaaatttaaattcagtgacatgacaatgaagttacacagaataacaccaatcagctttcctaagcaatccagaagatggaatgagtcaagttcgatgacaaagcgatgatccgcgttgaacttgtggtcattgccttattttggAGGGATAACCATATGCCCCACATTTGGTCTTATAGGcaacatctaaataagaaaccaaacaatcgttaaaattgctattagtatgacaacttctctaaattcaacgtaaacacaacttacaatgatgatagcatgatcacaatatttaacctctttttttgttgttgaaaaataggGAGTTTCatgggtagcagccaacgggttagcaaacaagaaatcttgttgactgtaaCTCTGTAAGTCCTTTTCTTGGACTTACTTTCTCATATAGTCAGTCATGctaatttagaaacctgtaaataaaacaaaaattcatattagactgcaattaataaagttcagtaaaatgacaagtgaacttttacacacatgaaaccacaaatcagttatccaagattCACTATGAGAGATTGTTCCATGCTGGGGTCGGTGATCTAGCAGgttcaatagaaacagccgataattaagattaatcctaataaaacatgagaagaatatatgttttagcatgaaataaagctagtattggtttttacctgtatcattttgatgacacattcagtagaatacaatgagtttgaacaaaatagttgacgttAGGTTGCACGACTTTCACGTTTACTCTGACTgtgagttgatgaaaaacattaaggttatccaacatatacacggaatagaacacatcaccgacaagttattacagacgaaatcactcgagtttacctatgaatcattggtaattttcgaagctaGCTTAACATGGCTTAACGTTGATTGTTGACTCATCAGATGAAATGATAAGTTACGTGTGTTACAACTTCTCACGTTCTGACGAATAAGCGAATAAGCGAAGAAAATTTCGCGTTTTGgggcaagaaaagggaattttgcatgcagttctatatttgaccgctaggtAGCGTTGtggcgaaactttttttttttatttaaacattttgtttgtgactCTTCCGGCGTGCGCGTGCCATAGTTTTCTGATGTGATGTTTTTTGCTATTTACAGTCTGTATTTGACACAGACGCACAGAGAGACTGTTGATTTTCAAAGGAAATGCATGAAGTTCATTTACACACACGTTTGGTGGCGCGACAGTGAACTTTTGGAAAATGAGCGGACAACCTCTAAAATTGGGAAACTTGACATATGGAGACTGGGAAGTGGGAACCATCTCTCTAATAAGCCCTTGGCCGAGGCTACTTAAACTTAACTACTTGGTGCTACTGCTACTACAGTAAACATTggggttatttttatttggcgtTTCGCAAAGAACCAACATTAACATTTCgaatattaaaatttcataACTTAATGTATTTCCTATTTTGTATGTAAGTAGTAACATTTCCCATATTCTGGATATTGTTTACTGGGATAACGTAGCACGGTAGTTTCCGATTATGTTATCAAAGAACGCTTTGCAGTTAATTTTGGCACCCAATTTTGTGCAAAGAAGAAACGCCCCAGACATTTTTCGATGAAGAGAATAGGTTTCTTCAGGAGGTGGGCAGAGGCGATGCGAAAGCATAACTGGAATCAatctaaataacaatttaataccaaacaaaatgttaaattgaaaagaaaataacgtattttgtttcgttaatACTTCTGGATTCGTCGCGTGGTATCTTGCGCCCCAAAATCGAAAGGTTCATTATGCCTAAATGCTTCACCCAAAACCATTACTGCTTCAACATGGGCCTCTTTCATAACCTGGAAACCAAAGTGTTGTTTTACAGCTGCTCTCAAGAATGCCTGCTATAAATTTATACCTTGCTTTCGTATCCTGTCAAAAAACCTACTACATGAGAATATTCAAGAACTTGCTGACGATCACCTTTGGCAGCTCCTTCTATTACTCTTATGTAATTGTCgacaaattcttttgaatattcTCGACTTGCACCAAAATCGATTAGGATTacctgtaaaagaaaaataaataacggtaataaaaatatatgtgaATGCCAAAGCGTTAGGATTAGAATGATTACCTCACGCGTAACTGGGTTGTACATAAAGTTGGCCCAATTAGGATCTGTCTGCATAAAGCGGAACTGAAACACTTCCACGAGACATAACGAAAGGATTTTCTCTGCAACATGGTTTCTAGTTTCTTGATCAAGTTTCATGCACTCTTCCATTGAAATCCCTTCAACAAACTCCGAAGTAAAGATTTCCTTCGTGCATAGCTCATCTATTCACAATAGGCGTCATAAGTAATGGACAAACGCAATTTTACATCATTCAAAATTACCAATTATTTCTGGTACTTTATAATACGGCATGTCTTTGATGAGTGAAGCAAATCTTTTAGTGCACTCGGCTTCTCGGACATAGTCTACTTCCCAACTTAATTCGAGTTTAGCTACCTTAATAAATTCTTCCAAGTACATGCCTGATTGGACAAAGAGTTCctatcaatttttgtttttataaatcaGAAAGCGTTTAAGGGCGCACCTTTGGGCAATATGTTCCACATCTTCATCACAGCCACCAAATTATTAATGTCACTTTCAATTCCCTTAGCGACTCCAggatattgaatttttatggCTACCTCCCGACCGTCAGGTAGTGTTGCCGAGTGAACTTGACCTATTACAGTGAATATAGTGAGACCAAACGTCATTAAGATTGCGTGAAATTTCTTGAATAGTTTACATACCAATGGAAGCAGCGGCGAAAGGTTTTTCTTGGAAATCCTTAAATTTACTCCTCCAATCGGGCCCGAGTTCTTTAATTAAGACGCTTTCCATTTGCCGGATCGGCATATAATCAGCAGATTGTCGTACACGTTCAAAAATTTTCTGCAACTGCGGGTTAATGAGCGTGTTGTCTTGCATACTTAACATTTGACCCAGCTTGAGGGCCGCACCTCGGACTTTGCAGAGGGTTTTTACAATCCTTTTTACGTatataacaataaattaaGTTTCCAATAACGAGAAAACAAATGCAGGAGCTTACCGCTCGGCATTGGCGTCGGTGAGAAAGGGATTGGAGTCCAGTATGGCTGTAGTATTTTGTTCCAGTGCTTTTGCTTCATTCATGCCAAAAGTTCGACGAGAAATCTCTGCTAAGGCTCCCATACCTAGGCCAGCAGCCAAGCCACCATATGAAACTATCCGACCAATTCTAGATGACGGAACAGCAACTTCGTGCGAAGTTTCactcaactaaaaaaaaagaacaaatgatAAGTTATCCAGGGAATAAGAATGCAAAGTAAACTACGATATTggggaaaaagattttttttaacgaaaaataTATCAAAGTGTTACACACTTACTTTTGATACTCGATTTTTTCTCGCAACAGGTGGAATGGGAACAGCTGGTTTTACAGAATCCGACTGATTTCCTGATTTTTGTTCTACTTTTGGATGGGAATGAGATTTGGTACtagatttttgaaacattacaggagatttgaaatttgatgaaGCAGACACAGAATCAGATGAAGAATCTGAAAAGTCAATGCCAATTTAATAGTATTACTATGCCCCAAACAG
This DNA window, taken from Daphnia pulex isolate KAP4 chromosome 2, ASM2113471v1, encodes the following:
- the LOC124188792 gene encoding atypical kinase COQ8B, mitochondrial-like, which codes for MSKFRGTDILLILRGLKAVSRAAANVTEAELKEAWSFSSSSRPRLHNLFVKPYNPENISKDVKEAVGRSLAVVEGLKEYSIIAAQQLIKTNFNATKSFKQTSQVEQEFLDPNFQQGIDFESPQNGVGSPLQSVIDTTFKGTDISNSPTSDPSFKINNENDLSNPNISGTMKDSSSDSVSASSNFKSPVMFQKSSTKSHSHPKVEQKSGNQSDSVKPAVPIPPVARKNRVSKLSETSHEVAVPSSRIGRIVSYGGLAAGLGMGALAEISRRTFGMNEAKALEQNTTAILDSNPFLTDANAERIVKTLCKVRGAALKLGQMLSMQDNTLINPQLQKIFERVRQSADYMPIRQMESVLIKELGPDWRSKFKDFQEKPFAAASIGQVHSATLPDGREVAIKIQYPGVAKGIESDINNLVAVMKMWNILPKGMYLEEFIKVAKLELSWEVDYVREAECTKRFASLIKDMPYYKVPEIIDELCTKEIFTSEFVEGISMEECMKLDQETRNHVAEKILSLCLVEVFQFRFMQTDPNWANFMYNPVTREVILIDFGASREYSKEFVDNYIRVIEGAAKGDRQQVLEYSHVVGFLTGYESKVMKEAHVEAVMVLGEAFRHNEPFDFGAQDTTRRIQKLIPVMLSHRLCPPPEETYSLHRKMSGAFLLCTKLGAKINCKAFFDNIIGNYRATLSQ